The genomic DNA CAACTATACCGCTCACTGGTTGGCTTTGATCAGACACGCTCTTTTCTTCCGTGGTTGATGGGGATTGTCATGCGTCAGGTAAGCGCCTATCGAAGGAAGAGATGGATGCGGTTTCGCATCGCCAAAAAAGCAGAACTACAGCCGCAGCCAATGGAAAGTGATTTCACAAACGATGTGATTAATAAGCTGGCCAACAAGCACTTGCGTACCGCGATTGATCTGCTGCCCTATAAGTTGAAGCAGGTGATTATCCTTCGTTATCTACATGATCATTCACAGGAAGAGATCGCTATTATCCTGGATATACCGATAGGGACCGTAAAATCAAGGATTAACGCCGCGTTAAAAAAGCTGCGGCAGAAACAGGAAAATGAACAAATTTTATTGCGAAGGGTGGAGAATATTCATGAATCCCGATAACTGCCTGCAGAAAATCATGCATGAAAGAGCAGAGGGTATTGTTCCGCCCCCTGAATTAAAAGAAAAAGTAATGAACAATATTGTATTCAGCAAAGGAGAGAAAAAAATGAAGAAACGCATGGTAGCGGGCATTTTAGCCGCAGCCCTACTTATTCCGACGAGTGCATTTGCGTACCAATCCTTACTGGCCGATGAGTTATATGGTTCGTTTGAGAATGTGAAGAAGCATGCTGCAAGCATAACAATGGAAGGGTACATGCTGTTTAATGCGAAGCTGTCCCAGGCAAAGGGAGAACTGGGAGCAGAAGAGTATGCAGAGTTTAAACGCTTCCTTAAAGTAATCAGCACAGCTAAAGTCAACTATGGGGATCCATACGGGAATATTGACTACGATCGCATCGGTGAGGTGAAAAAAGAGGAGATCAAGCAGGCACTGCTGGCTGTGCTGCCGTATTTTGATAAGTTAAATGGTAAAAAATCGAGCCGGGATGTACTGACAGCGCAGGAATATGAGCGCTATATTGACGCGTTAATGACGCATGAAAAAGTGATGGCACAGAGTGGTATTGACCCAAGTGCAGGTCCGATTGAAATAGAAAAGCTACCAGAAGTGCTTCAGCAGGAATATCAAGCGGCCGTAGATGTTATGGAGTATGTGAGTAAAAAGTAACAATAATCAGAGCCCCTCTTATATAATAGTAATACGATCTGAATCGCATCTAAAATAGGGGGGGCATTGTGCAGGATTTGTACGGGAAAGTTGTCGTTATTACGGGAGCGAGTTCTGGAATTGGACGTGCGGCAGCAGAACTGCTGGCGTCCAAAGGTGCAAAAGTGGTTATTAACTACCATACAAACGAAAAGGGAGCAAACGAAACGATGCAAACGATTCAAGAAAAGGGAGGGGAGTGTACGGCAATCCAAGCGGATGTTACGAAGAAAGACCAAGTTGAAAGAATGGTTCAAGAAGTTGTTTCAATTTACGGAGCCGTCCATGTGCTGGTAAATAATGCAGGTGGAGGCATTAGACAAAGCGCATTCATGGATATAGATGAGGAGCTTTGGGATGAGACATATGCATTGAATGTTAAAGGAGTTCTCTTTTGCTCACAGGCAGTATTAAAGGACATGCTTCCGCGAAAAAACGGCAAAATCATTAATCTTTCTTCGGCAGCAGCCCGTATTGGAGGGGCAGGTGAAAGCATCCACTATGCTTCAACAAAAGGTGCAGTAAATACGATGACGGTTGGGATGTCCAGGGAATTTATTGAGCATGGGATTAT from Aneurinibacillus sp. REN35 includes the following:
- a CDS encoding DUF3600 domain-containing protein; this encodes MNPDNCLQKIMHERAEGIVPPPELKEKVMNNIVFSKGEKKMKKRMVAGILAAALLIPTSAFAYQSLLADELYGSFENVKKHAASITMEGYMLFNAKLSQAKGELGAEEYAEFKRFLKVISTAKVNYGDPYGNIDYDRIGEVKKEEIKQALLAVLPYFDKLNGKKSSRDVLTAQEYERYIDALMTHEKVMAQSGIDPSAGPIEIEKLPEVLQQEYQAAVDVMEYVSKK
- a CDS encoding sigma-70 family RNA polymerase sigma factor, whose translation is MEEQNEYRTLIARTLIGEREAYGELYEKTIDRVYKAVHFLIEDKSDVEDVIQDIYIQLYRSLVGFDQTRSFLPWLMGIVMRQVSAYRRKRWMRFRIAKKAELQPQPMESDFTNDVINKLANKHLRTAIDLLPYKLKQVIILRYLHDHSQEEIAIILDIPIGTVKSRINAALKKLRQKQENEQILLRRVENIHESR
- a CDS encoding SDR family NAD(P)-dependent oxidoreductase, coding for MQDLYGKVVVITGASSGIGRAAAELLASKGAKVVINYHTNEKGANETMQTIQEKGGECTAIQADVTKKDQVERMVQEVVSIYGAVHVLVNNAGGGIRQSAFMDIDEELWDETYALNVKGVLFCSQAVLKDMLPRKNGKIINLSSAAARIGGAGESIHYASTKGAVNTMTVGMSREFIEHGIIVNGIAPGMVETSFHDKFAPNDNRLERLVASVPMKRAATPLEIAEVICFLASDASNYIVGETITVSGGR